One Podospora pseudopauciseta strain CBS 411.78 chromosome 4, whole genome shotgun sequence genomic window, GAACATGCAGAGCTCCAACCTTGATATCACTCGTTACTTCCGCCAGGTtccttctgctgctgcccatgCCCGCAACGTCACCCGCTATCTCCGCGAGAGAAAAGAGATTGAGCGTCTGGAGAAGTTGCACCATGTGCACTTCAACACTCCTTTCAATGCCAACGGCGCTCTTCCTTGGGAGCTCTATGCCCGTGATGGCAAGAATGCTATCCGGGCTTCCAACGAAGTCAAGGGCATCGTCGAGGGCCACCCTCCAGCCCGCATTGCGACGGCTGCGGTCGACCCCTTCTTTCACTCTTACCTGCAGAAGGAGGCTAGACCCAAGGTTAGACAAGATTATGGTGTCCACCTTGTGATTCCCCAAGGCTCTGAGGCCGactcccctcttcttcttgtctaCGAGGGCCGCACAAGCCCTGATTCCTACGAGATTCCTCGCGCTCAGCCCAGCCAGGCCGATCTGCTCGAAATGCAAAAGTGGCTCAGCGAGGCCCAAGCCTATATCACTGGCTTGATCGCCAAGCAGGATCCCTTGACTGCCGCTACCATGGAAGTTCCCACCAAGTTCCATGAGAAGTTGCGCAGAttcatcaagaaggagcaggagaatcGCCCCGAGAACCAGATCCCTGTGCGCGTGTCGAACACTGGGTCGATCATCAACTTCCGAGGTCCTAGCTCTGCCGTGGGGTCGCTTGTGGCTAAGTGCCAGGCCTTCATtgagcaggagaaggaggacgagaaggagcGCGGGTTCATCTTGGAGTTTGAATTCCCCCAGAAGTTTGCCAACCACCTCATTGGCAAGGGTGGAAGCAACATTCGGGAACTCCGCGACAAGTTCGACGTTGATATCCAGGTCAATGACGGGAAGGTTCAGCTCAAGGGtcccaaggccaaggccgaggccgccAGAGCTCATATCTCTGCTCTCGGCCGTCAGCTCCAGGATGAGGCTACTCACGTTTTGAAGATCGAGCCCAAGTTCCACCGTGAGCTTATCGGCGCCCAGGGCGCCCAGATCAACCGTCTCCAGACCCGCTACAAGGTCATCATTAACTTCCCTCGCACTGCTAAGCCTGCCAAGGACGACGAATCCGTTGCGGATTCGAGCGATGCCGGGAAGCACCGTCGTCAACAGGCCCCTGATGAGGTCATCGTTAGAGGTCCCAAGCGCGGAGCTGATGAGGCCCGTGATGAGATTCTCTCGCTGTTGCAGTATCTCAAGGATACCTCCTTCACCGACTCTATCACTTTCCAGCAGAAGCAGCTTCCTTCCTTGATTGGATCTGGAGGTGCTGTGTTGGAGCAGCTTCGCCAGTCCAGTGGTGCCAGGATTGACATCCCCGGCGCCAAGGAAGATGCTGACGCTGAGGTTGAGATCCAGATCAAGGGTACCAAGGCCcaggttgctgctgccaagaaggctcttcaggagaagaaggccgtgTTTGATGACACTGTAGTCAAGACCATCGATGTTGATCGCAAGTACCACAAAGCTCTTATCGGGACTGGCGGTAAGTATTGATACATGAGTATGCCCTTTGAAAAATGTTTACTGACGGTTACAGGTGCCAATCTGCGGGACATCGTCGTCAAGGCTGGCGGTTCCGATGACCGCCGCGAGCTTGCCCGCGCCATTCAATTCCCCAAGCAGGATGCTGACGGAAACACTATCAAGGTCGAGGGCCGCACCGAGGTTGTCGACAAGATCATTGCGCAGATCCAGGCTATTGTGTCGGAGCGCGAGAGCCAGGTTACCGAGGTTCTCGAGGTGCCTGTTGAGAAGCACAGATCTTTGATTGGCCGCGGCGGTGACATCAAGCGTGGCCTTGAGAACCAATTCAAGGTCTCGATTGATATTCCTCGCCAGGGAAGCGGTCAGACTGGTGTCAAGATTGCCGGCCAGGCTCCCGATGttgagaaggccaaggctcACATCGAGTCTCTGGTCAAGGAGCAGCAGGGCGAGACTGTACAGGTTCCTCGTGCTCTCCACCACGCCGTCTCAAACAATGGTCAAATCTTCCGCAAGTTCAGAAACGATTTCGGTGTTACTGTCGACCATGCTGGCCAGGCCGTCCCACCCAGACCTGCGGCTCCAGATGCCCGCTCCAACGGTGCCCTTCCTTTGATCACTGACGACGAGGAAACCACTGCCGATGCTCACTCCTGGAAGGTTGTCGAAAGCGGATCGTCGTCCGAGGAGGGTGAGATTCCATGGGTCCTTCGCGGCTCCCCTGAAAGCatcgagaaggccaagaaggccatcGAGGCTGCGCTGGAacaggccaagaagcaggaTGCCACAGGCTACTTGATCCTGCCTGATCCCCGCACGTACCGCTTCGTTATTGGTCAGGGCGGCAGCAAGGTCAACTCCATCCGCAAGCAGAGCGGTTGCAAGATCACCGTTCCCCGTGACCAAGCTAAGGGTGAGGCCATCGAGGTTGTTGGCAgcaaggagggtgttgagaaggccaaggattTGATTCTGGCTGCCGTTAAGGAAGGTATTGCCAGCAGATCTGCGCCTAGGGAGCAGTAAATTGTTTTCTTTGATGGTCACTAATGATTTGGGAGGCAAACGGTAGTTACGAAAAGTTGCTGAACTGGGGGCGTGGGGGCGAAGGGGTCTATTAAGGAAGGCTGAAGAAGGCAAAAATGGTGAATATTCGCTCGATAATATCTTGATGTGtttgccttttttttctttatcatGTTGATAAATTACGGCACTTGGGCGGATGGTTTGCCTGATGCTATTCcggaggggggttgatgtgtcgtataaatatttttagcTATGTCATGAATATTGTTTTTGTATGTTTAAAGAAGAAAATTGGGGTTGGCTGGTATGATAgggtggatgaggttgtGTATATCATTTAGGAATCCATACTCTTCTGCTTATGTCGTTTCCACGTTCAATTTTGTGTGCTGATATCTCCAAACTTTCCATCTGTTCTGGTATATTTAGCTACATAGGGATCAGAAAATCTCAACATAGTCAGTTCCTACATGATGATTATCCGTAACGAGAATGGCCTTTCTGGATTTACGCTTGTCCTCGTTTTCTGTCAGCGTGTGAACTGGGCCGCAATATCAGTAGTTTGGTATGAGGTTATGTGCTAGGTTTCTTGTCTGTTTGTCTCGTGTTCAATCAGTTAACTTGCGATTCGCTTTTCACATTCTAGGTAAACAAAAATTTGATTCTGGCTTTTGTTTCTGATGATTATGTATGTTTGGTTCAATGGCCAGAATATTGAGTATGTCTTTGATGATGAGCATCCAACCTCTACCCTATCTTGTTATTTCTCGAGATCAGTGTTGGGCTCTTTTGTTCAGAACTCTGAGAGATGATAATTTGTTGAGAGTTGAGGTCGAGTTTCTTGTTGTCTGGGGCTGCTTGGTGGGAAGAATATGGTTGAGGTTAATGAACGCTGGTTGCCTTGTCTTGCTGTTTCGGAGGGGAACACCTTACCTATGGCTGTGCTGTTGATATGCGTCCGGAGGTggtttggatgatgatggggtgggtAGGTGTTTTTTGCCGCCCTTCTTGGGGCTTGGTTGGAAGAGAAGATTCCGAATGTGCTGTATACAGTGGATCACTTCGTGATAATTGTGGTGGCTTGAATCACCTAGGCGTATGAAGCCTTACAGGCTGATAGACGAGGGGCCCGATCATCTCGCTTGAGATGTCTACCTCCCCCCTCTGGTCTAGCGGAGATGAGCTCATGTTCATACGAGGTTTCTCTCCTGTGGCTGTGCttctaggtaggtagctgtCTAGGCTTTGTATGAGTGTGTGGCTGACCATGAAGAGGCGTGAAATCTTTGGTCAGCCTCAGGTAGGTGTCTTGAAGATGAAGTCTTTTGTCGTTGATGATGCGTGGAGATGAGTGCTGGGGCGTAGGTACCTCAGGTTTGCCCGCAGGGGGCTTCATGGCTGTGCTATAGGATAAAATGACTGGGCTTGATACGTGGCCGGTGCCGTAGGTAGTCTGAGAGGTAAGAGAGTATGTGGTCTTTGCCCGGCAGATCTCCCTGGTTAGGTATCTCGTTCAATTGGTGATATCTTATGATGAGGATCTACGTCTGCCTTAGGCTGGTATTGGAAGCAAGAAGGAGGGCTGTGTTTGCATATGTAAGAGACTTGCATAGGGCAAACTGTTCACCAAGGTTAGTCTCTTACATCTCAAGATGGGATGTGTGTGGTCGACCTGGAATTGTATGAGGAATGATTTGATAGTCTAGAGTGAGCTTGTGTAACTTCTGCCTGCTTACGTACATGTCCTCCTGCATATAGACAATGGCTATGCCAGCCCTAT contains:
- a CDS encoding hypothetical protein (COG:I; EggNog:ENOG503NW56), yielding MADNVPAEPSAASQLLQQHATHHVTVEDVVDEELPPKSATSTEATTMESAPPAAAPNPAMTNIATQSRELFPELGTAPAPVARPTGIWAKRTGANGTSESNGTPTTSAPPSGATTPTPPAVRGPANISIPGRNVEYTLLEPQHVLPRAQLKKPLPDIAKDFNRRSRAPIKVSTMADGKVRVEATGAQDIATQALKDFINQIGTKLSIKVSIPRSTRAHVIGKGGSTIKALQEKTGARIQMPRVEDAPAAAEDEDDDSTIDVLIEGNSQQAAAARNAILKIAGERAANVNTRLKGIPAEFFPFIAKNGLISSLEQGRDLQVQVPSHPVRVPHPPEAPQGGQPPVFYPAVDNFIQLTGERDAVRAAKEQIERRAEELRQQLAVDQFSLNKGRHQFIVGDKGIPQDQFFDQTGCIVVLPADDEDETVTIIGPSDKITPASDVAMDLAMNMQSSNLDITRYFRQVPSAAAHARNVTRYLRERKEIERLEKLHHVHFNTPFNANGALPWELYARDGKNAIRASNEVKGIVEGHPPARIATAAVDPFFHSYLQKEARPKVRQDYGVHLVIPQGSEADSPLLLVYEGRTSPDSYEIPRAQPSQADLLEMQKWLSEAQAYITGLIAKQDPLTAATMEVPTKFHEKLRRFIKKEQENRPENQIPVRVSNTGSIINFRGPSSAVGSLVAKCQAFIEQEKEDEKERGFILEFEFPQKFANHLIGKGGSNIRELRDKFDVDIQVNDGKVQLKGPKAKAEAARAHISALGRQLQDEATHVLKIEPKFHRELIGAQGAQINRLQTRYKVIINFPRTAKPAKDDESVADSSDAGKHRRQQAPDEVIVRGPKRGADEARDEILSLLQYLKDTSFTDSITFQQKQLPSLIGSGGAVLEQLRQSSGARIDIPGAKEDADAEVEIQIKGTKAQVAAAKKALQEKKAVFDDTVVKTIDVDRKYHKALIGTGGANLRDIVVKAGGSDDRRELARAIQFPKQDADGNTIKVEGRTEVVDKIIAQIQAIVSERESQVTEVLEVPVEKHRSLIGRGGDIKRGLENQFKVSIDIPRQGSGQTGVKIAGQAPDVEKAKAHIESLVKEQQGETVQVPRALHHAVSNNGQIFRKFRNDFGVTVDHAGQAVPPRPAAPDARSNGALPLITDDEETTADAHSWKVVESGSSSEEGEIPWVLRGSPESIEKAKKAIEAALEQAKKQDATGYLILPDPRTYRFVIGQGGSKVNSIRKQSGCKITVPRDQAKGEAIEVVGSKEGVEKAKDLILAAVKEGIASRSAPREQ